The DNA region GTTCCATTCACCTCTACAACTGGTGGTCTTCAACTGTCTTCCACCACCTTCATCTCCCTGAACCTGTAGCTCCCCTCATTGCCTCTCTTGATGGCTTCTATCTCTTTGCTGGTGGCCTTTCGGGCAATATCCATGTGCTCTCACTCCCCTCAGCTTCAGGGAACATACTCAAAGCATTTCCTGCTCATCACAGTCCTGTATCTTGCCTCAAAATCAGTGATGATGGATCACTTCTCATTTCGGGTGGTGATGATGGTACCATTGTTGTTATCCCAATCTCTCAACTTATAGGGGCCTCCTCATCAACAGATGAGAATGCAAGCAACTTCATATTGCACAGGTTTGTTGCACATGCTGATTCAGTGACAGCTATTACTTGTGGAATAGGACTCTGCAACTCCACAATTATAATTTCCTGCTCACTGGATTGTACATGTAAGTTTTGGAATCTTTTACTCGGGACACACCTGCGGACAGTGGAATTCCCATGCACAGTTTTTGGGGTTGCACTAGACCCAACAGAGTCGGATTTCTATGTTGCAGGATCAGAGGGTTTTATTTACAAGGGAACAATGAAGGTTGAAAGCAAACAGCTTGTAAGCCAAGGGCTTCAACTTGTGAAATGGGCTCACAAGCATGGTGGGGCAATCA from Castanea sativa cultivar Marrone di Chiusa Pesio chromosome 6, ASM4071231v1 includes:
- the LOC142639196 gene encoding protein ROOT INITIATION DEFECTIVE 3-like gives rise to the protein MSSFSSHEIVLTSSPDGPIIAYDASSGALLAHFTGTQTPRQGLTLVGNNTLIAASHISSATASGSIHLYNWWSSTVFHHLHLPEPVAPLIASLDGFYLFAGGLSGNIHVLSLPSASGNILKAFPAHHSPVSCLKISDDGSLLISGGDDGTIVVIPISQLIGASSSTDENASNFILHRFVAHADSVTAITCGIGLCNSTIIISCSLDCTCKFWNLLLGTHLRTVEFPCTVFGVALDPTESDFYVAGSEGFIYKGTMKVESKQLVSQGLQLVKWAHKHGGAIMSLVMMNEGQNLVSAAEDGSVWVWEAVTGQVIMALQNEMGSISHMVVATGRGARMGSSGSNESTGNWSLGLSGTGRDLSLQVKQTQEMEDMLTVVAKDRSKAIDMLESAIEMYKRLLELILKEAKKGTSNG